A portion of the Cyanobium sp. PCC 7001 genome contains these proteins:
- a CDS encoding DUF3386 domain-containing protein, translated as MTATLSSPIQAGSDCTAAFRAAYENRYTWEPGFGGYRGRCVLEQDGRVVEGTFQVGADLKASVEGIEAEADQKLLAGQLWEVAIHRVRRSFEQTHGANTFTAGDTDAVGTEVIVGGKNAGDRYRIKDNVVTMVHRHIHGTVVTIFTESVTDTGAGYLSRCYTSQYADPASGEARGGRSHFTDTFVPLGGSGPWVLSERVVAVEAHGDTPASRQVFRFEDLQPLG; from the coding sequence TTGACCGCCACCCTCTCCAGTCCGATCCAGGCCGGCAGCGACTGCACCGCCGCCTTCAGAGCCGCCTACGAGAACCGCTACACCTGGGAGCCTGGTTTCGGCGGTTACCGGGGCCGCTGCGTGCTCGAGCAGGACGGCCGTGTGGTGGAAGGAACCTTCCAGGTGGGTGCCGATCTGAAGGCCAGTGTGGAGGGGATCGAGGCCGAGGCCGATCAGAAACTGCTGGCCGGCCAGCTGTGGGAGGTGGCCATTCACCGGGTGCGCCGCAGTTTCGAGCAGACCCACGGCGCCAACACCTTCACCGCCGGCGACACCGATGCGGTGGGCACGGAGGTGATCGTGGGCGGCAAGAACGCCGGTGACCGCTACCGCATCAAGGACAACGTGGTGACGATGGTGCACCGCCACATCCACGGCACCGTGGTGACGATCTTCACCGAGTCGGTGACCGACACCGGCGCCGGCTACCTCAGCCGCTGCTACACGAGCCAGTACGCCGATCCGGCCAGCGGCGAGGCCCGCGGCGGCCGCAGCCATTTCACCGACACCTTCGTGCCCCTGGGTGGCAGCGGTCCCTGGGTGCTGAGTGAGCGGGTGGTGGCGGTGGAGGCCCACGGCGACACGCCGGCCAGCCGCCAGGTGTTCCGTTTCGAAGACCTCCAGCCCCTGGGGTAG
- a CDS encoding sodium:alanine symporter family protein, which yields MDVLSQISGVVWGPATLWLIGLTGLYLMLGLRFMPLLRIGFGFRQAIASIRSSKGEGDVSAFESLTTALAATIGTGNVAGVAGAIAVGGPGAVFWMWVIAFVGMATKYAESLLAVHYREVDDLGEHVGGPMYFIRNGLGPRWAWLGVLFALFGTLAGFGIGNGVQAHEMAKALQESLGIPTLATGVVMAVLAYLVLIGGIERIGKVAEVVVPLMAAVYVVGSVVILLLHIDKIPGAFGVIFGNAFSGQAAAGGALGTVIQKGIARGIFSNEAGLGTAPIAQAAAKPGDPVLQGSVAMLGTFIDTLVICTMTALVIVASGLYDSGAQGVTLTMAAFDWGLPGGKWLVTFATVFFTATTILGWGYYSERCLEFLVGTGGIKPFRYVWVAVVVLGSVASFEAIWTIADILNGLMAIPNLIGLLLLSGTVFRLTRAYRFDPAE from the coding sequence GTGGACGTGCTCTCCCAAATCAGCGGTGTGGTCTGGGGGCCGGCCACGCTCTGGCTGATCGGTCTCACGGGCCTCTACCTGATGCTGGGGCTGCGGTTCATGCCGCTGCTGCGCATCGGTTTCGGCTTCCGCCAGGCGATCGCCTCGATCCGCTCCTCCAAGGGGGAGGGGGATGTCTCGGCTTTCGAGTCGCTCACCACGGCCCTGGCCGCCACCATCGGCACAGGCAACGTGGCCGGCGTCGCGGGTGCCATCGCCGTCGGTGGCCCCGGCGCGGTGTTCTGGATGTGGGTGATCGCCTTCGTGGGGATGGCCACCAAGTACGCCGAGTCGCTGCTTGCCGTGCACTACCGCGAGGTGGACGATCTTGGCGAGCACGTGGGCGGGCCCATGTACTTCATCCGCAACGGGCTCGGTCCCCGCTGGGCCTGGCTGGGGGTGCTGTTCGCCCTGTTCGGCACCCTGGCGGGCTTCGGCATCGGCAACGGTGTGCAGGCCCACGAGATGGCCAAGGCGCTGCAGGAATCCCTGGGGATTCCGACGTTGGCCACGGGCGTGGTGATGGCCGTGCTGGCCTACCTGGTGCTCATCGGCGGCATCGAGCGGATCGGCAAGGTGGCCGAAGTGGTGGTGCCCCTGATGGCGGCCGTGTACGTGGTGGGCTCCGTGGTCATCCTGCTGCTCCACATCGACAAGATCCCCGGCGCCTTCGGGGTGATCTTCGGCAATGCCTTCAGCGGCCAGGCCGCCGCCGGTGGTGCCCTGGGCACGGTGATCCAGAAGGGCATCGCCCGCGGCATCTTCTCCAACGAGGCGGGCCTTGGCACCGCTCCGATCGCCCAGGCGGCTGCCAAACCCGGGGATCCGGTGCTGCAGGGCAGTGTGGCCATGCTGGGCACCTTCATCGACACCCTGGTGATCTGCACGATGACCGCCCTGGTAATCGTGGCCAGTGGCCTCTATGACAGCGGGGCCCAGGGGGTGACCCTCACCATGGCCGCCTTCGACTGGGGCCTCCCGGGCGGCAAGTGGTTGGTGACCTTCGCCACGGTGTTCTTCACCGCCACCACGATCCTCGGCTGGGGCTACTACAGCGAGCGCTGCCTGGAATTCCTGGTGGGCACCGGCGGCATCAAGCCCTTCCGCTACGTGTGGGTGGCGGTGGTGGTGCTGGGTTCGGTGGCCAGCTTCGAGGCCATCTGGACCATCGCCGACATCCTCAACGGCCTGATGGCCATCCCCAACCTGATCGGCCTGCTGCTGCTCTCGGGCACCGTGTTCCGGCTGACCCGGGCCTACCGGTTCGACCCGGCCGAGTGA
- a CDS encoding peroxidase family protein has protein sequence MAAAATQNSLLEAPVPMPGQNVNAFGVPLGDDGQELGIENFGGGDTIEIRNVAPLPINAPYNSWLTLFGQGFDHGLDFINKGGNGNVFIPLDPSDSLFDAGADGIPGTADDGPNFMVVTRATRDFANGGATQNVTTPWIDMNQAYGSHASYQVFLRDYTVNSTFGSDGDPGFSPISGLQLNQEFGAVISTGNMLASTRTGSGLPTWADIKANAESMLGFVLTDDFVLSSPLLATDDYGRFIPGASGLPQVVVETAPGVFTLVEGNLTTPVDLSAIPGGGTVVRTGHAFLLDIAHPANPTFNPDGTVDPTSYDPALLNEHFIAGDGRVNENQGLTAFHTIFHNEHDRLVADYKRIALEAAASGDLSFINAWLRPGRQLASGDPVPGVDSDAWDGERLFQAARFMVEMQYQHGVFEEFGRFIDPNIALDSGFNVTLNPAITAEFAHAVYRFGHSMLTESVDRFGIDPVTGDWSNNSESLIAAFLNPVGFLQSLDAVGTTQDLTPEEAAAEVLRGMTRQQGNDIDEFVTPALRNNLVGLPLDLATINIARGNELGLPKLNAARAEFFSLTGGNPSLTPYSNWNDFRSHLKHDASIYNFVAAYGTHPTITSATTVEAKRAAAMDLVDYVHPDGPAFMNAQGGFAGQRAGLDNVHLWIGGLAEAPEAGVTMLGTTFAFVFEQQLQALQNADRLYYLRRLNGNLLTQIENNTFAAMAERALGGAITSLPGHIFSLPTYTLEVDAATQHTNLGLDGKADPVGGAVSSNLQEVYRTSQGDPNHSTISQIGFNVANVLRYNGLGHVVLGGGAEADLLQAGSGNDTVYGRGGNDVIFSGQGDDQVWGGEGNDFISDNFGLNFLRGEAGHDIVLSGSGAGLSFGGTGNDWLAAPLGGIGNEMFGETGNDFILASDAGGAGNGGDGDDWFEGTFSGPDKFVLDDGVGALLGASGLGRPGQAKGNDVSMSKDGDDFIDGDFGNDVFVEGSGVDTYNGGAGFDWVSGARNGTDPDPLVAPLSGADVHGLGIDLLGLAAGGIGNQFADATDGLVEALAGSNLNDILMGDDNLDLVGGNVFQDLNQDGVLNGLDFVLDSELVARGLKVDVNGPAGIPDGVINQFDSGVSFDWNGDGVVDVADLLPVVVNTNFDPTGAIPGNPLIGIPLAGVFQDTAADSRLFNLPLDQGGIAGLFADNVLPGNDFLQLIPTALIENTAINTRIPDVTIPAEALFAADIFLDPPGVITDANGDGVTNDEDQYFNAGNLLIGGGGADILFGKAGNDVLDGDAWLNTQIVWTAPAGHASGLPAGTQIRFADMAEINRHQLITTNTISPGDLSIVKELASTVSAGDVASFIGSPDEFLFEGWRRLYVNDAGVPIDADGLTAADVGFAGEIDYITDPFLGVPIGFPEDPNRPGQPLFLERGLDGVSLSLFDLGADGIAGTADDIFFDPGLDPVSLADDVPVGTTFIGADGLARAFPRTALFGADGVQIEYNFDPTTLLFTGVSGLTTTSFTDVGFPFPEGDDLTGDTRGAGDGFFSVLHHPTVAQAADPSRVALVGGVAPEQGMDFVRNIELLRFFTPNVLDPSLVDAAGNADPLFVQDGGSFFDIDTIALLTQFQTPGVAVGDSGAANLAQLLSSRNFNAGFAATGPQAPGAGIPNAVLTLANDTGGSGSDLLTSDATVLLNGRATGQRYEISPTGNPISNDWEELIPTGIPGIGEVILESDLRTRLPLVQGANTVHVRVATIPSTDPLAPRDPSQLGAPTSFTFNLDEVNPDAPLQVVGSAGGNDIFTGIEPGAVLQYSVDGVANWGTTPFPTGTNYFVRQTDLAGNVSTTRSVVGSLPVAPPMAPPMAPPAAPLPPSTPPGPVPVETAGNATLLPNNQFVANSKPNKVRTIKKLNKFMKRGTALGIEQVKKGKFDTVFVKGGKKTKYGLAHLNKNGKRLKGEMDKITGNHKRMGKWENKFGQDFNGDGVIGKLSKQMRKDALLSSAAPSLNSEIGAPITSVITPPPSPTTPIVDPVLSGVAAGTSLV, from the coding sequence GTGGCGGCGGCGGCCACCCAGAACAGCCTGCTCGAGGCGCCGGTGCCGATGCCCGGCCAGAACGTGAACGCCTTTGGCGTGCCGCTCGGAGATGACGGTCAGGAACTCGGCATCGAGAACTTCGGTGGCGGCGACACCATCGAGATCCGCAACGTCGCCCCGCTGCCGATCAACGCCCCCTACAACTCCTGGCTCACCCTGTTCGGCCAGGGGTTTGACCACGGCCTGGATTTCATCAACAAGGGTGGTAACGGGAATGTGTTCATCCCGCTCGATCCCAGCGACTCCCTGTTCGACGCGGGGGCTGATGGGATACCGGGAACGGCCGACGATGGGCCCAACTTCATGGTCGTCACGCGTGCCACGCGTGACTTCGCCAATGGGGGAGCCACCCAGAACGTGACCACGCCCTGGATCGACATGAACCAGGCGTATGGGTCCCATGCGTCGTACCAGGTGTTCCTGCGGGATTACACCGTGAACAGCACCTTCGGCAGCGATGGCGATCCAGGGTTTAGCCCGATCTCCGGCCTGCAGCTGAACCAGGAGTTCGGTGCTGTGATCTCCACCGGCAACATGCTCGCCAGCACCCGAACGGGCAGCGGCCTGCCCACCTGGGCAGACATCAAGGCCAACGCCGAATCGATGTTGGGCTTTGTGCTCACGGACGACTTCGTTCTGAGTTCCCCCCTGCTGGCCACCGATGACTACGGCCGCTTCATTCCTGGGGCGAGTGGCCTGCCTCAGGTGGTGGTGGAAACCGCACCGGGTGTGTTCACCCTGGTGGAGGGCAACCTCACCACTCCGGTGGATCTCAGTGCTATTCCGGGCGGTGGAACCGTGGTGCGCACGGGTCACGCCTTCCTGCTGGATATCGCCCACCCCGCCAACCCCACATTCAATCCGGACGGAACGGTCGATCCGACGTCCTATGACCCGGCGCTGCTGAATGAACACTTCATCGCCGGTGATGGGCGTGTCAATGAGAACCAGGGTCTCACCGCCTTCCATACGATCTTCCACAACGAGCACGATCGTCTTGTTGCCGACTACAAGCGCATTGCCCTTGAAGCCGCTGCATCCGGCGACCTGAGCTTCATCAATGCGTGGCTGCGTCCCGGTAGGCAGCTTGCCTCAGGTGATCCGGTTCCCGGCGTTGACTCCGATGCCTGGGATGGCGAGCGCCTGTTTCAGGCAGCCCGCTTCATGGTGGAGATGCAGTACCAGCATGGGGTGTTTGAAGAGTTCGGCCGCTTCATCGACCCGAATATCGCCCTGGATTCAGGGTTCAATGTGACCCTGAACCCTGCCATCACGGCGGAGTTTGCCCACGCGGTGTACCGCTTCGGTCACTCGATGCTCACCGAATCGGTGGATCGGTTTGGGATTGACCCGGTGACGGGTGACTGGAGCAACAACTCCGAAAGCCTGATTGCGGCCTTCCTGAACCCGGTTGGTTTCCTCCAGTCGCTTGACGCTGTTGGCACGACTCAGGATCTCACTCCTGAGGAGGCTGCGGCGGAGGTGCTGCGAGGCATGACCCGTCAGCAAGGCAATGACATCGATGAGTTTGTCACCCCTGCACTGCGCAACAACCTGGTTGGGCTTCCGCTTGACCTCGCCACGATCAACATCGCCAGGGGGAATGAGCTCGGGCTACCCAAACTCAATGCGGCAAGGGCTGAATTCTTCTCCCTCACCGGTGGCAACCCCTCGCTGACCCCGTACAGCAACTGGAACGATTTCCGCAGCCATCTCAAGCACGACGCTTCGATCTACAACTTCGTGGCGGCCTACGGAACGCACCCCACGATTACCTCGGCCACCACAGTCGAGGCGAAGCGTGCCGCAGCCATGGATCTGGTGGATTACGTCCACCCCGATGGGCCGGCCTTCATGAACGCCCAGGGTGGCTTTGCTGGACAACGTGCTGGCCTCGACAATGTCCATCTCTGGATCGGCGGCCTGGCGGAGGCGCCTGAGGCGGGTGTCACGATGCTCGGCACCACGTTCGCCTTTGTGTTCGAACAGCAGTTGCAGGCCTTGCAGAATGCAGATCGCCTGTACTACCTGCGGCGTCTGAACGGCAACCTTCTCACCCAGATTGAGAACAACACCTTCGCGGCGATGGCGGAACGCGCGCTGGGAGGTGCGATCACAAGCCTGCCGGGCCACATCTTCTCGCTTCCCACTTACACCCTCGAGGTGGATGCGGCCACCCAGCACACCAACCTCGGCCTCGACGGCAAGGCCGACCCCGTGGGTGGTGCTGTGTCCTCCAATCTCCAGGAGGTCTATCGCACCAGCCAGGGGGATCCCAATCACTCGACAATCAGCCAGATTGGCTTCAATGTCGCCAACGTGCTCCGCTACAACGGCCTGGGCCATGTGGTGCTCGGCGGCGGCGCCGAAGCGGATCTGCTTCAGGCCGGCAGCGGCAACGACACGGTGTATGGCCGCGGTGGCAACGATGTGATCTTCTCCGGCCAAGGGGATGACCAGGTCTGGGGTGGCGAGGGCAACGACTTCATCTCGGACAACTTCGGCCTGAACTTCCTGCGGGGTGAGGCAGGCCACGACATCGTGCTGAGTGGATCTGGTGCAGGCCTTTCCTTCGGTGGCACGGGCAACGACTGGTTGGCGGCCCCACTGGGTGGCATCGGCAACGAGATGTTCGGGGAAACCGGGAACGACTTCATCCTGGCCAGTGATGCAGGTGGTGCCGGCAATGGCGGGGATGGCGACGACTGGTTCGAGGGCACGTTCTCCGGACCTGACAAATTTGTGCTCGACGACGGCGTGGGTGCTCTGCTTGGTGCCAGTGGTCTGGGCCGCCCGGGCCAGGCCAAGGGCAATGACGTGTCGATGTCGAAGGATGGCGACGACTTCATTGACGGCGACTTCGGCAACGACGTCTTCGTGGAGGGCTCCGGTGTTGACACCTACAACGGCGGTGCCGGCTTCGACTGGGTGAGCGGCGCTCGCAATGGCACGGATCCCGATCCACTTGTTGCTCCCCTCTCCGGTGCGGATGTGCACGGTCTGGGCATCGACCTGCTGGGTCTCGCGGCAGGAGGCATCGGCAACCAGTTTGCGGATGCCACCGATGGCCTGGTGGAAGCCCTGGCGGGTTCCAACCTGAACGACATCCTGATGGGTGACGACAATCTGGATCTGGTGGGCGGCAACGTCTTCCAGGATCTGAACCAGGACGGCGTCTTGAATGGCCTGGACTTCGTTCTGGATTCTGAACTCGTCGCCCGGGGGCTCAAGGTTGATGTCAATGGCCCTGCTGGGATTCCTGATGGAGTGATCAACCAGTTCGACAGCGGTGTGAGCTTTGACTGGAATGGGGATGGTGTTGTCGATGTGGCCGATCTGCTGCCGGTGGTTGTCAACACGAACTTCGACCCAACCGGGGCTATCCCAGGCAATCCTCTGATCGGAATTCCCCTTGCAGGTGTGTTCCAGGATACAGCTGCCGACAGTCGTCTGTTCAACCTGCCTTTGGATCAAGGCGGTATTGCTGGCCTGTTTGCTGATAACGTTCTTCCAGGGAACGACTTCCTGCAACTGATTCCCACGGCCCTGATCGAGAACACGGCGATCAACACCCGGATTCCCGATGTCACGATTCCTGCAGAAGCTCTCTTCGCTGCCGATATCTTCCTGGATCCTCCCGGAGTGATCACTGACGCGAATGGGGACGGCGTCACCAATGACGAAGACCAGTACTTCAATGCCGGCAATCTTCTGATCGGTGGTGGTGGTGCCGACATCCTCTTCGGCAAGGCTGGCAACGATGTGCTCGACGGCGATGCCTGGCTGAACACCCAGATCGTCTGGACCGCTCCTGCGGGCCATGCCTCGGGTCTGCCAGCTGGCACCCAGATCCGCTTTGCGGACATGGCCGAGATCAATCGGCACCAGCTGATCACTACGAACACGATCTCTCCTGGTGATCTGTCCATCGTCAAGGAATTGGCCTCCACCGTTTCGGCAGGCGATGTCGCCAGCTTCATCGGCAGCCCGGATGAATTCCTCTTTGAGGGCTGGCGGCGCCTTTACGTCAACGATGCTGGTGTGCCGATTGACGCTGACGGCTTGACTGCTGCAGACGTTGGCTTCGCTGGCGAGATTGACTACATCACCGATCCCTTCCTGGGGGTGCCGATCGGCTTCCCTGAGGATCCGAATCGTCCTGGGCAGCCTTTGTTCCTGGAGAGGGGGCTGGACGGCGTCTCCCTGAGCCTTTTTGACCTCGGGGCTGATGGGATCGCCGGGACCGCAGACGACATCTTCTTCGACCCCGGCCTTGATCCGGTGAGCCTGGCTGATGACGTCCCGGTGGGTACGACCTTCATCGGTGCCGATGGCCTGGCCCGTGCCTTCCCGCGTACCGCGCTGTTCGGTGCCGATGGTGTTCAGATCGAGTACAACTTTGATCCCACCACGCTTCTGTTCACTGGCGTGAGCGGTCTCACCACGACCAGCTTTACTGACGTGGGTTTCCCCTTCCCGGAAGGCGATGATCTCACCGGGGACACCCGCGGTGCTGGCGATGGATTCTTCTCCGTTCTCCATCACCCAACCGTGGCTCAGGCAGCGGATCCCTCCCGCGTGGCCCTTGTCGGTGGGGTGGCGCCGGAGCAGGGCATGGACTTCGTGCGCAACATTGAACTGCTTCGCTTCTTCACACCGAATGTTCTCGATCCGAGCCTGGTTGATGCGGCTGGCAATGCTGATCCGCTGTTCGTTCAGGACGGAGGCAGTTTCTTCGACATCGACACCATTGCCCTCCTGACGCAATTCCAGACCCCTGGTGTCGCGGTTGGAGACAGTGGCGCCGCCAACCTGGCTCAATTGCTGTCAAGCCGGAACTTCAATGCCGGCTTCGCGGCCACCGGTCCCCAGGCACCGGGTGCGGGCATCCCCAACGCGGTGCTCACCCTGGCCAACGACACCGGTGGATCCGGCAGCGACCTGCTCACCAGTGATGCCACCGTCCTGCTGAACGGGCGCGCCACTGGACAGCGCTATGAGATCTCGCCCACGGGCAATCCCATCAGCAACGACTGGGAGGAGCTCATTCCCACCGGTATCCCCGGTATCGGTGAGGTCATCCTCGAATCGGACCTGCGCACGCGCCTGCCTCTGGTGCAAGGTGCCAACACGGTGCACGTCCGGGTGGCCACCATCCCCTCCACGGACCCCCTCGCACCCCGCGATCCCTCCCAGCTGGGGGCTCCCACCAGCTTCACCTTCAACCTGGATGAGGTGAACCCGGATGCGCCGCTTCAGGTGGTGGGATCAGCTGGTGGCAACGACATCTTTACGGGCATCGAGCCCGGCGCCGTGCTCCAGTATTCGGTGGATGGCGTGGCGAACTGGGGCACCACCCCCTTCCCCACCGGCACCAACTACTTCGTCCGTCAGACCGACCTGGCGGGGAACGTGTCGACCACCCGCTCCGTGGTGGGCTCGCTGCCTGTGGCTCCTCCAATGGCTCCTCCAATGGCGCCTCCCGCTGCGCCCCTGCCACCCAGCACACCTCCGGGACCGGTTCCAGTCGAAACGGCGGGGAACGCCACGCTGCTGCCGAACAACCAGTTCGTCGCCAACAGCAAGCCGAACAAGGTGCGCACGATCAAAAAGCTCAACAAGTTCATGAAGAGGGGTACGGCCCTCGGCATTGAGCAGGTGAAGAAGGGCAAGTTCGACACCGTGTTCGTGAAGGGCGGCAAGAAAACCAAGTACGGCCTGGCCCATCTCAACAAGAACGGCAAGCGCCTCAAAGGTGAGATGGACAAGATCACCGGAAACCACAAGCGGATGGGCAAGTGGGAGAACAAGTTCGGCCAGGACTTCAACGGTGACGGTGTGATCGGCAAGCTCTCCAAGCAGATGCGCAAGGATGCTTTGCTCAGCAGCGCAGCGCCCTCGCTCAATTCCGAGATCGGCGCTCCCATCACCTCGGTGATCACCCCGCCTCCCAGCCCCACCACGCCGATCGTGGATCCGGTGCTGTCCGGCGTGGCTGCCGGCACCTCGCTGGTCTGA
- a CDS encoding DUF6447 family protein: MTDSANTPPTLTFEGQRYDLNALPPEVKELVRAMQVADTQLRMHEDTLKVLVVGRQALASQLKGKLEGIAPMG, encoded by the coding sequence GTGACCGACTCCGCCAACACGCCGCCCACCCTCACCTTCGAAGGCCAGCGCTACGACCTCAACGCCCTGCCGCCGGAAGTGAAGGAGCTGGTGCGGGCCATGCAGGTGGCCGATACCCAGCTCCGCATGCACGAAGACACCCTCAAAGTGCTGGTGGTGGGCCGTCAGGCCCTGGCCAGCCAGCTCAAAGGGAAGCTGGAGGGCATCGCCCCCATGGGCTGA